The following is a genomic window from Epinephelus moara isolate mb chromosome 17, YSFRI_EMoa_1.0, whole genome shotgun sequence.
acaaaaacacaaaaatcagacgttttcatcagattttacaaaataaaatcacaaaacatatcgatccaaaagatttttaaattgaggaacataaacaaaatatttctaaaCACCCCATAAGTTATTTGAACTATGTACATTAGTATTTGAGATATGCCCATTTTTATGAGCATAGCTCAAAGGTGTAGTGATAGTTTCATTGTTCATTTGGGGTTTGCACCACACGTGATGTTGTGCAATGGTGTCACTACGAGCATTAACATGACGACATGGCAGACAGAAGTCTTTGCTTTCTGCTGCTAAAAGACTGAATGCTTTAGCTATTATGGTTcttattttaaatctgtttaaaCAGGATCATGCCAACAACGATCTCTCGTGGCCGTCCACGTGTTTAAAGGTCCATTTTTAAAGGGCTAACATTAAGTCTGACAATAAACGATGAAAACGTGTCAATATTGTCGAAGCCTCTTAAAgatagagagaaaatgttgcttatactttagccttctgctaaccagagcTAAAGGCTCACGGCTGTGGCTTTATATGGCTAACATTAGGTAGAGCCATGAATCACAGTAGGTTCTCCGCCTCAATCCCTGCCACTACAGACCACCCCActgggaggagagtgggcagcagctctggaaacACACCCtgagtcagcagctgcagcaacctGAATCCAACCAGCGCAAACTCcccactggatcagcaaactttctgttgctgccgacACGAAGGTTAGACCCAGTGCTGCCTCTGGCCATCAGCGCGCTTTGACACCCGGCGCTGGGGGGTTTGAGCTGGTAGAATTCAAGCCGCCCAAGCTTCCAAGCTTCTGTTCACTCAACTCCCAGAGAAGTGGGCCacagctagctaattcttgtcttatTTGTGGTCAAATGAACAGAGAAAGAGCTCTACAGTGAAATCAGATCAAATAAATTGACATGTGGGAAACACCGAGTTACTGAATGAAGTGCGATATGCCCACGggtgtctggtgggaggggcttaggacagaaaataattggcagatCAATCGATGatgaaaacataaattaaaatgaaacatgagaGCACCCTTACATCGCTCTCCAGCAGGTTAAACATGCTCTGCTCTGCGATCTCTTTACTCTCGTCGAACTTCTCCAGCGCCTGTTTGATTTCATCGTCCTGGACTTTCCCCTGACGCTTCTTCTTGTAGTCAAAGTCCAGGCGGCGGCCCTCCATCTTCTTCAGATGGTGCTGCGGTGGAGGGGAAACAAGGCAGGAGAGGAAAATGAAAATCAATTCAAAGGACACGTCCGATTCATTAAGATAAACAGGTGTTTTATTCACCTGTatctctttgaggtctttgtcgtGGAGGTTCTGCAGCGGGTCGATGAAGTTCTGTTTGACCTCCATGTCCAGAGCGTCCTTTACCTCCCCGAGCTCCTTCATCGCCTCGCTGGCATCGATCAGCGCTAAACCTGGAAGGCAGGGATGAAGAGAATGGGacagagtaaaaaaacacatactaaTTTTTTCATAGACAGAGTTACATGACTTCTGCTTGGGTCAGCTTGAAACTCTTGTATGGAAGACTAAAGATGCCATTTtgagatgaaataaataaaaacagaaatgaatgtagacagaaacaataaattaagacatgataaaaataaagttctattaAATGTGCCACCATTGTACGGAGGACTAATAATACCATTATAATGAAGGggaaataaatagaaacagaagTAAATGTacacagaaaagaagaaatttgaaaatgattcattaaaaatcaaattatcaaatgacaaaattagtaaaaacagaaataaatgtagATAGAAAAGAATTAATTAgtcagttttaaaataaaattttgttttgtgtgccaCTTCTTTATGGAGGACTAAAGATGCCATTATAATGAAGAAGAAAtagtaaaaactgaaataaatgtaaatagaaaagaacaaattagtaaattaggaaaataaatgaatacaaaaacaggtattttatcaagtaaatacattttattcatttatgttcTATTTCTTtgcatatttattaattttttaaaaaaaaaaaatcactattattattattattattattactattattattattattattttactcagtcatgtatttatttatgtgttggcAGCTTTGTTCCCCCCTAATGTTGGGCAGGagctacaaataaaaaaaataaataaaaaaaaaggcaaatcaCTGTATTTCTGTTGTAATAAGTTGAAATAATAAACCAGTTTTGCTAACAGTCCTCTGCAGACATCTTCCCACGATAAATTTATGCACCCTCCCACTTACCAAAGCTTGACTCCTCCCCTAACTCCCGTCCAAACTTCAACATGGCGTCTCCGAGGACGGACTCAGCCTGAGGGTAACCGGGTCCCTTGTCCTGGCCGCGGATCTTTGACATGGTGTTGATCATACTCAGCTTGGCTCTGGATGCTGCGGGGTGGCGAGGGTCACATCATGAGTCACAGGTGTGTTGTTTCAGGCTGCATGTTGTGTCAGTTTCACTGTGCGTTTCCTACCTGGGTTAGGTTGGAGGTACTCTGTGGTTTTGGTCATGATGTCCAACACTGCTCTGCTGGTGACGTCCACCTTCTGCAGGACCAAAAAAATCAGGAGTATTGTGAGAGACAAGCACACAAACCTGCTGAGGAGATGAttggttaattggtgactctaaattgtccgtaggtgtgaatgtgagtgtgaatgaataaatctaCCTTTTCCATTTCTTTGAAGTCATCATCTAGCTTGGTTCCTTCCGCCCCTCCAACCTTCTCACTGACTTTCtgtaaacaggaaacacaaagaaaaacaaagactttAGTGTTATGAACCCACccagagagaagacagaggcaACTGCTTCAAAGTCGTTGATGAGAGCAAACTTTGATTCCTGCTTCGACATGAAAGCGAGCATATAGCTACTGAAGaggaggaaaggcagagagagatggTAGCAGCTGAGGACAGAGTGGTGACGTTGGCTTCGTAGACGACAAAATGAACGATAGATGAAAACGAGGAGTGTTTGGTGTGACCTTTAATTCCTCTGTGTTATTGTTCATGCTCAGTGTGGAGTCTCTGCCAGCCTTGTCCTCCTTCTATAATAAAAAACTCTTTTAGCAAGTGCGATCCTTTAATggctttcacattaaaagccagtGAAGAGTTCATGGAGACATTATCTGAATCTGCATTCAGCGTTTAAATTCATCAGACGTCTCAATGAACCGAAACATTGGTTTGGCTCAGTTTGTCATCGTTGCTTATGAattaatgattttttatttttattttactgctgcagatgtttaaggttgtgctcattttaatCCTTGcatatactgttgggtagtttaaccTATAGCAAcgcatcatattctataagatcatcaCATGTTTGTAGCGCCTTTGTCCTGCTGGGTCTGTCACTGTGACCGCAGGAAGAGCAGCAGAGTGACACCTCTTGTTTTCTAATCGCCTCGGGTTGCAGAAGAAAGGAGGAGGGGCAAGGAGGAGAGTGGGATTTTCCACAATCGTGACTCACATCACCCACCCACGCAttagtggacacacacacacacacacacacacacactaatgcagCATATATAGTATATACCCATAACTGCATTCATCTGAGGTACATACAGCACCAACAGGAGAGATCTGCAGAGACGGAGAAATTCACATGAAAATGTTCACTATATAAAGTAGCTGTGAGAACAACACACTTTACATTCTGCTgctattactactactaataataataacaactagtccatagccattggtagctttgtcaccttctacctatgccagtcctcaatgcctatgtgcagtttcacatagattgaccacgtcagtgagtagaaaaacgtgggacagacagaatgactgactgacagaatgacacactgacagtttccgtgattatgtacagcataccataccatgaNNNNNNNNNNNNNNNNNNNNNNNNNNNNNNNNNNNNNNNNNNNNNNNNNNNNNNNNNNNNNNNNNNNNNNNNNNNNNNNNNNNNNNNNNNNNNNNNNNNNNNNNNNNNNNNNNNNNNNNNNNNNNNNNNNNNNNNNNNNNNNNNNNNNNNNNNNNNNNNNNNNNNNNNNNNNNNNNNNNNNNNNNNNNNNNNNNNNNNNNNNNNNNNNNNNNNNNNNNNNNNNNNNNNNNNNNNNNNNNNNNNNNNNNNNNNNNNNNNNNNNNNNNNNNNNNNNNNNNNNNNNNNNNNNNNNNNNNNNNNNNNNNNNNNNNNNNNNNNNNNNNNNNNNNNNNNNNNNNNNNNNNNNNNNNNNNNNNNNNNNNNNNNNNNNNNNNNNNNNNtgctatagcgcccccctttggccaattgatgtaatattgcttcattggcatcctcccatgaccctctaccactgtgccaaatttcacatggattgaccaagtcagtgaggagaaaaacgtggaacagacacacagacagagttttcatcattacatAGTAAGAT
Proteins encoded in this region:
- the LOC126404337 gene encoding endophilin-A1-like, producing the protein MSVAGLKKQFHKATQKVSEKVGGAEGTKLDDDFKEMEKKVDVTSRAVLDIMTKTTEYLQPNPASRAKLSMINTMSKIRGQDKGPGYPQAESVLGDAMLKFGRELGEESSFGLALIDASEAMKELGEVKDALDMEVKQNFIDPLQNLHDKDLKEIQHHLKKMEGRRLDFDYKKKRQGKVQDDEIKQALEKFDESKEIAEQSMFNLLESDIEQVSQLAALVQAQLEYHTRSAEILQQLSSKMEDRIKEVSNKPRKEYTPKPRMTLELLPPSESHNGGIHSAKSPGRSPAPMDQPCCRALYDFEPENEGELGFKEGDVITLTNQIDDNWYEGMINGQSGFFPINYVDILVPLPH